CGTCCAGGTGATGCAGGAGGAGGAGATTAATATCAAGGCGAACACCTGCAAGATCGACGAGGTCGACTGCATGACTCTGCGACAGGCCCTGAAGTACCAAACATTTTAGTCGGGCAGCACTACTTCCAGTACCGCACCACCCCAGTAGTCGCCACACAGCCCAGCCACcaataatcaaattaaaatctaattaTTAGATGCATGTGCATTTCGTGTTCGATCCCAAATTActtaataaattgaaattcactttCGATTTCCAGTTACCAATAGAATGGCTTTTAAATGCGTTTTTAAATTGAGCATTGCATTGTTTTTTTCCGCATAAATGTCGAAgccaatatatttaaatttaaatttcccgcATTCAATCTAGTATTTTTAGTTGTAGTTGCCAATTCGATATTTACCGATAAGCACCTACGTCCAGTTATCGATAACACGAACGCAAATGCGAGGGAGTAAAACGAATGGTGTTACCGTACTGCTGTGAAAATCCCAAGTGTGACCGCAGCCCGCATTCGATATTGATGAAGCCTGGCAAAACGtagaaaagcaaaagaaaaccTTAATTAATGTTAAGTTAAAAGTGTATAAACCTGAGATTAAGGTGAGTGGCCCACCACGTTCTAGATTTTGAGTACCCAGCAGGCCTGGCGATGTCGGCAGTGGCGGGAGCATTACGCCTCTcccgccaccgcctccaccgCACACGATAAAAAATGGAGTACAGCCACGAATGGGCAAATCAATAATTTTCAGCACTCCCAATTGTATTCACAACTGCAATCAGTCCTATTCGTCCTCTCTGTCCCCCTTTCCGCAGTGCAAGGATGTCGAAACGGAGCGCCGACGACGCCaccggcagcagctgcttggTGGCCGCTGCAGCCGCCGGCCAGCCGCCCATCAAGAAGGTGCACTTCGAGCCCCATCTAATTGGGCCGGTGTCCACACTGGAGGAGATGGACATCAAGGTGCTCGAGTTTCAGAACAAGAAGCTCGCCCAGCGCATCGAACAGCGGATGCGAACGGAGGCGGAACTGCGACATCGTATCgagcagctggaaaagcggcAAACGCAGGACGACGCCGTACTAAACGTGGTCAATAGGTATTGGAATCAGCTAAACGAGGACATACGGGTCCTGTTGCAGCGCTTCGATGCCGAGACGGCCGATGAACTGGAGAACCGGAATGAGAACGAGGTAACCACCTCGTTTCTCGCCCAGCTGTCCACCTGGGACAAGGAGGAGCTGGACGAGAAGCTGGCCAACCGCGTCCAAGTGTCCAAGAGGGCGGTGGCCAAGATCGTACAGGTTATTGATAGGTTAATGCAACGCAATGAGAAGATAACTCATGTCTTGAAAGGTGATAGTCTGGCTGGGTCCGGTTCCGGATCGGGAGCTGGCGGCGAggaggaacagcagcagtcCAGCGGCGATGCGGAAACCACAACGCCATCGGCCGGTGTCCATGCGCTGGAGGAAACGCTGAAGCAAACGCACATCGAGATCATGAGCGAGAATCACAAGCTCCAGAATCTGAATACCTCGCTGCACGAGAAGTTCCACACCATGTCGCTGAAGATGAAGGAGTACCAGGACGCGCACACCGCCAAGGAGACGGAGAATGCCGAACTGAAGAACCAGATAGACGAACTGCAATATGACCTAGAGAAGATCCATTGCCGGAATGATAAGCTAGAGAACCACCTGGCCGAAGCCATTGAGAAGCTGAAGGCCTACCACCAGATATACGGTGATCCCAATAAGAGCACCAATAGTGCAAAGACACCCACTTCCACAGGCACCGGCGGCGCCACCACTAGCGTTAATAGCCAGCTCTTGGAGGAGCTGCAAAAGGAGCTAGAGGAGTACCGCGAACTGGCCAACAACCGACTGCAGGAGCTGGATAAGCTCCACGCCACGCATCGCGAAACCCTCAAGGAGGTGGAGAAGCTGAAAATGGATGTATGTATTAAATGAACTTTGTATTCGCAGTATTACGAGTTATAATTTgtgattttatgtttatgcttAATCCTTGAAATCCTTTCCAGATACGACAGTTACCAGAATCGGTAATTGTGGAGACCACGGAGTACAAGTGCCTGCAGAGCCAGTTTTCCGTGCTCTACAACGAGTCCATGCAGATAAAGACCATGTTGGACGAGACCCGAAACCAGCTGCAAACAAGCAAGAACCAGCATCTGCGACAAATCGAAGTAATGGAGAGCGAGGAACTTATCGCCCAGAAGAAGGTCCGCAGCGAGATGATCCAGATGGAGGACGTTCTAGCCCTCATCCGAAAGGAGTATGAAGCGCTACGCATTGAGTTCGAGCAGAACATGGCAGCTAACGAGCAGACGGCACCCATTAATCGCGAGATGCGCCACCTGATCACCTCACTGCAAAACCACAATGGCCAACTAAAGGGGGAGGTGCAGCGCTACAAGCGAAAGTACAAGGACACTTCCACGGACAACTTAAAGCTGCGTCAGGAGCTGGCCGATGCTCTAGCTACACTCGAAGGCAACAAGTTGCAGGCGGCGAGTGGTGCGGCAGGCGAAGAAATCAAACAGGAGAACTCCACAAGTGTCAAGGAGGAGAACTCCAACAACGTTTCCGCCAGTGGTcaaacaaaccaaacgaattccGGCAACGACACCAACGTAGCCATCAAGGAGGAAAACCATAACTCTGCTGAAGACGAAGCTGATGACGATGGCAGTGGTAAGGACGTGAAGGACGGCATCAAGCAGGAGAAGCTCACTTCTGGTGATGCGGCGGCAGCTGAGAAGAAGGATTCTCCTGGACCCGGAAACTCGACCACTTCTGCTACCAATGCTGTTCCCGTCAAAAACGAAAAGGATTCCAAGGATGGTGTCAAGGCCAAGGATGTCAAGGCAGTGGAAAGCGAAACGGTGCGGGATCTGAAGGCGCAACTAAAGTAAGTTTATTCAGAATTAAAGATAATCTGTTTAACCATGTTTGTTTTACAGAAAAGCGCTGAACGACCAGAAAGAAATGAAACTCCTGCTGGATATGTACAAAGGCGTATCGAAGGATCAGCGCGACAAGGTCCAGCTGATGGCCACCGAAAAGAAGCTGCGCTCCGAGATCGAGGAGCTGCGCCAGCAGTTAAAGAAGCTGCAGGAAAGCAAGCGCGAGGAACGCAAGAAGCTGGCCGACGAGGAGGCGTTACGTAAGATTAAGCAACTGGAGGAGCAGAAGTACGAGCTGCAAAAACAGATGGCCAACCACAAGCCCACGGATAATTCTTGGGGCAGTGGAGCCCCTGGTACAGCGAACTACACGCGACCGTTTGTCGGCTCTCACGAAGAGGAGGCATTGCTAAACGAGATGGAGGTTACCGGTCAAGCGTTCGAGGACATGCAGGAGCAGAACTCCCGGCTCATACAACAGCTGCGTGAGAAGGACGACGCCAACTTTAAGCTAATGTCGGAGCGCATCAAGGCCAACCAGCTGCACAAACTGCTGAGAGAGGAAAAGACGGTGCTGGAGGATCAAATGACAACGGCGACCACGCAAATCGAAGCCATGCACATTGTGCTGCGTAAGCTCGAAGAGAAGGAACGCAGCCTGCAGGCCACAGTCGCCTCCATTGAGAAAGAGTTGATGCTGCGGCAGCAAGCCATGGAGATGCACAAACGCAAGGCGATTGAATCGGCGCAGTCGGCTGCGGACCTCAAGCTGCATCTCGAAAAGTATCACGCGCAAATGAAGGAGGCGCAGCAAGTGGTGGCGGAGAAGACCAGTTCGCTGGAGGCAGAGGCCTACAAGACCAAGCGGCTGCAGGAGGAGCTTGCGCAGTTTAAACGCAAGGCGGAGCGCATGAAGAAGATGGAGATGTCGGGCACCACCATCGACGAGGTGATGATTGAAGAGATCCGAGAATACAAAGAAACGCTCACGTGTCCCTCGTGCAAGGTGAAGCGGAAGGATGCTGTTCTGTCAAAGTGTTTCCATGTCTTCTGCTACGACTGCCTGCGCACACGGTATGAAACGCGGCAGCGGAAGTGTCCCAAATGCAACTGCGCCTTTGGCGCCAACGATTATCATAGGCTATATCTGCAGTAGATAAGCGATAGACCCCGTAACGTTAATTTAGATACGTTCCGGTCATGTCCTATTCatacacaaaacacacaccgCTCCCACACGCCCAAGCAGAgacagtcacacacacactcacacacacacacacattcatgCCggattattattcattatgCATATATTACCTACATACTAATATTTGGTTAAGTAGTCTCCGAATAACTTCCCCCAGATTCCCCATGgcaattatttgaatttgttcaTTCTGGCGCCAAGCAAATGCATCTCATTATGAGTGCCGCGAGATCGTGTCGCGGTTTTTATGTAGCTTCTAGTTTTTGTAAatcaaactatttttaaatgatttaatttgaaaactaaaTGTACGAACACTAATAAATGGCTAAAACCTATTGTTTAGCGTGCCCCAAGTTATTCTGACCCCCAATTTAAGTGTAGGTTCTTATTTGTTCTCTGTCTGGCATTCAGTTAGATTATATTAAGCATATTGTAGTCTTAAGTAAACTACTCCTATTGTAATGATCAAACATAGCATAGATATCAACTGTATAAACATGTCGGAGAATCCGTTTAAAAGTCGCGCTTTGCTTTCAAGGGCTGCTAACTTGGTTATAATTGATAAGTAATTGTAATAATGTATGATCGGAAATTGTTGTTCAGCAGAACACAAAtaattttgattgttttttgtttgtgtgtaagtgtgttcGTTCTTTCTGTACACTGTTTCATGAATAAAGAAACTAATGATCAGAAATCATGAATTTGAATCCACTTCATCTCTCCACATAAAATCCACCTGTTAACGCTGTTAGCACCCACGTATGTACTTATGTTAATAACATCGATGTTTGTCTGAAACCTGTTACCTTTGGCGCGCAACAGGTTATCGGGTTTTGAAAAGCTctgttagttttttttttctctgccaaaacaaataattacgCATACGCGGTGTTGccattaatataaatttatgtgtAATACAGTTGATTAgggaaaattacaaatatgtTCTACAAAAACACATTTCTCTAGGTTTTAACTTAATGTTATTGTATCATATACAAAAATTCCAATTTTAGAAGCATTTCTACACAATGCCATTGGGTCTTTGAGCTCAACTGGTATAAATGGGCAATTTCGTACTGATTGTGATCTATTTATTAATAGATAAGTGAGTACAACTGTATTTAAGTCTTTTCGGAAAGTGCCTTATGTGTAATTTGCATCACAGATGTGGAGGCAAATCTAGTTTAGGTAAGCCGTGTTAGGTTCAAATTGGTTCAAATTGGCCAGAACAGCCCAGTTGGCCATTCCCCAGTAATTATGGTACCTAGTATTTATTACAATGGCTCAAGAGCAGCGACATTGTCTTGTGCAATTATAATTAACAGTTGACGCAATTTTGCGACCAAAAGTGAGCCAAGAATTTATTTACCTTGGGCAAGTGGGCTCGTGGTAACTGCGCCAGTA
This genomic interval from Drosophila teissieri strain GT53w chromosome 3L, Prin_Dtei_1.1, whole genome shotgun sequence contains the following:
- the LOC122615726 gene encoding E3 ubiquitin-protein ligase Bre1 — translated: MSKRSADDATGSSCLVAAAAAGQPPIKKVHFEPHLIGPVSTLEEMDIKVLEFQNKKLAQRIEQRMRTEAELRHRIEQLEKRQTQDDAVLNVVNRYWNQLNEDIRVLLQRFDAETADELENRNENEVTTSFLAQLSTWDKEELDEKLANRVQVSKRAVAKIVQVIDRLMQRNEKITHVLKGDSLAGSGSGSGAGGEEEQQQSSGDAETTTPSAGVHALEETLKQTHIEIMSENHKLQNLNTSLHEKFHTMSLKMKEYQDAHTAKETENAELKNQIDELQYDLEKIHCRNDKLENHLAEAIEKLKAYHQIYGDPNKSTNSAKTPTSTGTGGATTSVNSQLLEELQKELEEYRELANNRLQELDKLHATHRETLKEVEKLKMDIRQLPESVIVETTEYKCLQSQFSVLYNESMQIKTMLDETRNQLQTSKNQHLRQIEVMESEELIAQKKVRSEMIQMEDVLALIRKEYEALRIEFEQNMAANEQTAPINREMRHLITSLQNHNGQLKGEVQRYKRKYKDTSTDNLKLRQELADALATLEGNKLQAASGAAGEEIKQENSTSVKEENSNNVSASGQTNQTNSGNDTNVAIKEENHNSAEDEADDDGSGKDVKDGIKQEKLTSGDAAAAEKKDSPGPGNSTTSATNAVPVKNEKDSKDGVKAKDVKAVESETVRDLKAQLKKALNDQKEMKLLLDMYKGVSKDQRDKVQLMATEKKLRSEIEELRQQLKKLQESKREERKKLADEEALRKIKQLEEQKYELQKQMANHKPTDNSWGSGAPGTANYTRPFVGSHEEEALLNEMEVTGQAFEDMQEQNSRLIQQLREKDDANFKLMSERIKANQLHKLLREEKTVLEDQMTTATTQIEAMHIVLRKLEEKERSLQATVASIEKELMLRQQAMEMHKRKAIESAQSAADLKLHLEKYHAQMKEAQQVVAEKTSSLEAEAYKTKRLQEELAQFKRKAERMKKMEMSGTTIDEVMIEEIREYKETLTCPSCKVKRKDAVLSKCFHVFCYDCLRTRYETRQRKCPKCNCAFGANDYHRLYLQ